AAAAGTCTTTCAACAACACGATACAGTCACGGATTTTAACGAATTTCTGTAATTCCACCACAAATTATGcttttaaatatagaaaaacaacaacaattttttCAGAGAGAAACTATAAAATTGCTAcagaaatctgaaaatttgtaCAAATCTGTGAAATTAGTtgaataaagtacaaaataaaGTTAACCGGAGAAGATCAAATACCTTGGCTTTACCGGCGATAGGAGTTGAGGAAAGTGACCGGAGCAGAATGGGGAAAAAGCGCGcttttcttcttaaattttttaaattgaagatagattttaaaatagtctttttaagtatgtactccctccgtccctatttacttgtccatatttcctcttttagatgtccctatttacttgtccattttgacaaatcaagaaaggacaattttttttttcctattataccctcatttaaacttcttgaaaatttaaactttccgcaacattgattagttatcttgaataaatttattttgaaatcataattaataaaggcaaaattgtaacttcactatgctaatcattgttgccttaatatgtgtgtcatttctaaagtggacaactaatcaattatatttgtcaaaatcaacatttttaatttctatcaaaatattaatgtataattgttggacaaataaaaataatatatgtcgTATAAATAGAGactctatttaaaaaaaaaaaaacacaaaagaatCGAACAAATGTTTTTGGAGTATCATgcataaagttaaaatttacGACAATCtatatacatttaaattttttttaaaaaataatgatttggatCCTTGAATTATCATCTTATTTCATTCACAGtctttatattatttgattaagCACATTTAATTGTTAATCAAATCATTTGTGCACTTTGATTCTTTAACTAACAGAAGCtaacaacactttaaaaaacttcataaatattttaaataatctaTCTATTAAGTTTTTCATATTGTCGTTAGCTTCTACTAGTTTTGCAAGGACTAAAGTCGCCCAAGTTATTTAATTGAAGGTTAAATGTACTTTAAGACTTTTTCAAGGTTATGGTATTTAGCTAACATCTCCAAAAGGTAGTTTCctccaaatttaaaacataCATAGTACATCAAAGTCTATGCGATAAAATAAAAACGAAAACATATAAGAAACACTCCTAATAAAATAAAGTCTTATCAAGtcaacaaattcaaaatataaaaccaCTAATTATCTTATTTCAACCGTTGGAAAGTTACACATTGGAGGGGTGAACTTTGCCACCTTTACCTCCAAATTAACCACATAGAACGTCAAAGTTcgataaaaacaaaataagaacCACATAAGCAACACTTGAAATTTCGAGATTACATTTTAAAATCTCATTTTTGTGCGAAATCTTAATTggtttttctgcaatttttgcGGATTTGACCATTTGAGCCAGTAAGTGGGCTGAGATTACCCATTTTCACCATGGCATTAGCAAAATCAGTGAAGAAAGTGGCTGAATTGGAGCTATAAGTGTTAACTATAGAGTCTGTTGAGCCTCCACTAGAGAGTTGTTGGTCAGAATGAAGAAGACCCTTTTGAATTCGCAAATTCTTATAGTAAATATTGTCAAATGTGGTTGGGCTTGTGGTGTCTAATGGAGAGATATTATTGTCACTTCCACTTTGTGGACAGTTCGATTTAAGTGATGTTGCAAATGTAGCATTTATATCAGTTTCGTTATAGAGACGATTGCGAAAAGTAGTGCACCTTGCTTGACCTATTGTGTGAGAACCTGTaaaattcaaagatattttgatTTAGCGTATTTTCTATGAGTTTagtaaattgataaaaaaaataatgtttgatgtatttttatgtaaaaaataaaccTGAGAGAGCAACCATTTCTCTGGAATTGAAACCTTTGTtagaaaaggaagaaataagACTGCTTAAGTTCAAAGTTGGCGCAGGAATGTCACTATTTGCAGTACTCAAACTTGCAGTGGTTGAGTCTCTTCTTCCAAGTAATACAGTCCAACTAGGTCCACCAAGctaataaatcataaacaatataatataattagttTCAACAACTAAtacaattataatatataatttctatatatatcaaaactttGACTAATGTCCTGTTTTTTATAAAGGTCAACTtgctttcttttccttttcctaaccAACAAGTTTattagttaaaaaatatatttgcacATGCTTATAATAACTTCCTTGAAAAATCCATCAACTACATAAGGGATGTTCGttacaattattttattgtaaggCATGTCACATGTGCTTATAGCTTATGAAAACCATTTTTTTGATTTTCATAGATTCATgttaagttaaattaataaacataaaaaaaaaacaaaaataagtatTAGTTTAATTGTTAACTTACTTTAACAACAGAGTCTCTAGCTGCGACAGCTAAAATATCAGCACAAGATACGATACCGGCACATGATGATTCGACTTGAGTTTTAATAGTATCAATCACATCGAATCCCCTTATGGATCCACTATTTGGATTAGCAGTTTTCTCTCCGGTGAAACTTGATGTATCATCTAATAGCACAGATGCATCGCAACCCTACATATTCAATACTAATTAATACTTGTTTGactttcaaaaattgaaaatactaCTAAAATTGAGACAGAGTATGGAAAATTAGTAAGATAACTTGCATTAACAAAGCAATCGTGGAAATGAAGACGAAGCAAGGAAGCCCCCATACGAGACTCCGTAGCGATAGCAGAATTCACAGCTGTTTTGATTATGGAGAGAACATTTGGGCATGATGAATTGTAGAAATTGGAAATCAATTGAGCTGAGCTCATTCCAATTAGAACAAAAGGGACTATAATTAGAACTAGTAAAAAAGATATGTTAGCCATGACAAAGAAATTATTAGAAGTAGAAAGgaagaaattaagaagaaaagaTATTGTCTAAGTTTATTGCTTAGCACTGCTTAATGTGGAATATGGTTCTTAATTCTTCCCATATTTATAGTAGAAAAGTGTGCCCAATTGTCAAccattttaccttttttttattattattatttcttatttccattttctttatagagttttgaaaaaaaaaaattacttaacttATTCAAACTTTACAGCATTACCAAACAGACCATATTTTTCTAACGCTTGTAGGTCAATAGCagctagattttttttaattttttttttctgtttaagtGGTTTTGCCCAATCTATTATTcgaaagaaaaggaaatggcTTGGCTATCTCACCTAATCAAGCAAGAAAAATAGATTAGAtataaattagataaaataaatgagttgaaaaaaaaaaaagaaatacttaAGCTGATTCCTTTGGTCATAAATTTTGAAagcatttttttaagaatttttttggcaaatatgaATTTGATTAGAAAATGTGTCTTGTTATtgagaaatttcaaaatctgCTAAAATCTTATTCTTGGGCCAAAATATAGTTGTcgatcttttaaaatataattaaaacatatcccaaacttttatattttatatatatatataaaaaagagtaTTTATGACCTTAACTGATTCCTATTTAGTATTTATCCATTTTGATCATCTGATATGGAAATGCATGCTTGTTATGAAGAGATTGTTTGTAGAATATGAgaagattatatcaaaaaatagttaattaagTACTATTGCTATTATCAGTATTTATTTCTTGCACTGATGGATCATCGTAATTAGTTATAATTTAATGAATTATAGTAGCTATATAATTGTGTTATAAATAGTTTTCTTTAAAGTGATACATTataattttagaataatataaTATCTAGTTCAtgataaaaatgtaattttgtGTCAAGCTTATagtattttgatagtttttagaacttatgtGTATTAGTCATGTttcatgtttttcaaaaataaagtaaaatatgttTCCAAAAATTATAGTCAAACACATTTTGAGACTTCATTAGTTCAAACTTCACCTAAATTagattttccaaaaatatttaggAATATATGATCAAACGTTAGCTAAACATTCCCTTTGCCCTAAAACATATGTCTTCATTCGTCACTCACCCCAACTACCATCGCCACCACCTACGTACCAATTGTATTTTTTGCCAGCAACGATGGTGACATTCGATGGGTTCAAGTCATTGGACAAGAAGCTACTATTGAAGTACATGAAAACTACTTATTTGGTTTCAATTTTATATCGAAATTGAAAGTCAAGAGGGAgtgaattgaaatttttttcgaGTCGACTGCTTTCTGAAGGAAGTCGACTAACCTGCATATTAGTAACACAGATAAAATATGAAGCAAACAAATAAGAATAAATGAGATAGATATTTTATACTGATTTAGATTACCAGTGTGGTGCCTAGTCCAGTTTCCTTGGATTACAAGAGTTTCCTTTAGAGTTTTTTAGGAACTTGGTTGAACACAATTTCGAAACTAAAACCAATCTGATATGCAAATCAAATGTTCTATCCTGACACATTTTTACCAGTATAATCTACCCTTAGAatctttttttatcttttctttttcaatgtACACTCAAGGGAATATAAAGCtttatgaaatatgaaaaaagataaCAATACAAGTTCCAGTGAAGTGTGTGATCTTCACCTAATGCTAAAGATGTTTTATATATTCTTTTAGTGATTTGCTCTTGTAAGGTATATCAAAAAGTGTTTCATTCAATCAAGAATTTGTATTGATTCCTTGGTTGAGAATGATTTTTAATTCATGTTCATATCAACCAAGTCCATGTCAATAGgcttcttctttcttcaatgAGATATCCTTACAACCTTTGTATCTTGATAGATACAGTTCATGTTTTCCTGCATCAGAGGGAGACTTGTCATTATACAAATTTGCTTTAAAACTAACAATCGATCGATTAACTGATAATATGTCAATAATCGATGGGTAACCGTGAAGTCGAATTGAGTCAATCAATATCTTATTGGTTCATTAGGGTTTTAATACATAAAAGTTGAAAATTGATAAGTCAAATGGTTAAGTGTAAAAATCGAACCAAGTCATCCGATAAGCGTGTACATCCCTACTTTTGATATTTGTAGCCTAGAATAAATCTTAGACATTTGTGTAGCTATAAATTACTTtattaagggtaaaaatatatatttaaagttatttctaattatagaaaatgacattcttttttaaatatgttaaaaggAGAATATTGTGTCACATCAATAGGGAGTAGTCAAGTAGTATATAgagttcttttcttttctacctattaattaaattatttagattaataaaaaaaaaattaaaataaattaaaaataaaagtgtgtAATAGTATatacatgagtttttttttcctttcttggtCGTATGAAACCAATAACATTGGagaatctttaatttgtttggtCAATTggaataatattaaataaacataGTCTAATCAACTAAGCATTTATTTCTTGGGAAACCTAGTCTTTTTCATCCTATATAAGAGTTTAAATTTTgtacaatatattttaaaaaaactacatcaagaaattaaattcaCATAGAATAATTggtaaatttttgttttaaaaaattgatatgataatcttaaaaatgaacaaataaccTGCTACACTCAGTTAAAATTAAcctatataaaaatatatatcttattaatgcatataaattaaattatatattttaatagagaaaaagagaagaagattcTATTATGACTTTTTCATGTCAATTGTAGGTTTAAACAATTAGTATGATTAAATTAAGCCGCGTAATTAATCATTTGGTGaatcatttttttctacttttgagTTGTCTTAATGGTAAAATTCCTTATTATTCTTGCATTTCTAGATTGCAAAAACGGATATATTTTCAGAGGCTATTTGActataagattatttttaattataataatgtaACTtgtaaatattcaattaattttacATTTGCTTTGTAAAAGTCATTCATCCAAACTATTCATTAATTTCTAACTTAGGCAGTTGACACATATATTTGGCCTAAAGTCAAACTTTGATATACAGTATACCTCCAATAAGTAAGGACTATATATATGGCGTAAGCTAGCGTTTGATCACAAATTTTCAAGTATTTTTAACTACTCATTTTTAGATGAAGTTTTTGCATGTGTCTGGCCATAGATTTTGAAAGAAGTATTtaactttttcaaaaaatatgatttataccaataagttctaaaaattattaaaattactcATAAGTTTATATAATCATTTTATAATGAACATGTTCTGTTACAAAATAATCTTATAACATAATTGATgacaatcaacaacaacaaaaataataaaatgggCAAGAGAAGTACAATAATCACATACTCAAACGTGTCATTAATATATGATTTAAGATAAATTATAACTCATTAAAGCAAAATGTTCATTTTAATGGAGTTGGTTGTAAATAGATATTAAttggaattaataaataatggttgtttcataaaatataaaaagtctggggtagttttaaattttttaaaattaacaaatattataaattttttaaaattaacaaatattaGAACGACccaaattctattttttttagaacttAGAGATATTTACCAAATATATTTGCCATTAATGACAAGTTATATGATCAAACACTAATTGTCAAAGTTTTTCTCAAATATATTTGTGGTCAAACAACACCTAAGTATTTAAGGGGTTTTCACATAAATCCAAGAAAACAAAACATATTTCTCAGACCTTTTGGTCCTTTttcttgtttattatttttccccagaaaaataaatgaatggAGAGTACCTAAAGAGatctaatattttttcttccaaTGGAAAAACATTCTAATAGCAAAACAAAAAGAGATATTTAATAATGCATGTACGATCATAGATAAGAAAATTACtaaaaaggattaaaaaaaaagatagagtGGTTAATCAATCAAAGTCAATTAATACGGAAGAATATTTGTATTCAAATTATGGCGGAAACAAGTTGGACTATTGTATTATTTCATCAAGACTATGAAAGAGAGTGGTTTAcattttatgaaatattaataattatataaaggCCATGCACTAATTAGGGTTagataaatatatttgacttAATCAACCTTTATTTTTTACGTTAATTGCATGCACATGAGTTGATTAAATGTTACACATTAATCAATCAGAGAAATCGATACCTCTGCTTTCTAAAGTTGGACATTTTAATTTGTCAATTATAGATTTtctttcaatcaaaatatagccAACGTTTGTTTTGTATTCATTCTCTTTGAATtactacaaaaaaatatgaaattagttaTGGGATTTATCGTTATTCTTAGTTAATATATCGCTAAAAAGTTTTTAAccaattgaatttattttttataatccGTCACTAATCCATAGttaaatagtttaatttaacaagttccaaaaaaaaatctttctttataAACTCCGTACTTAATTAGTCAAACTCCGAATGTTGACTAAATGACAATGAGTTGGATATTGTCTAATTATCACATTTAACCTATCTAACATATTGGTGTTATATCATGTAGCAAATatctcaatgcacataaaaaTTTAGTGGAGTCATCAAAATGTAAAATTAAGAACCAAAATTTATACTTCAAGATGAACTTAAATAGAGCGACATGTGAACTTCAGCACTCAACTCAGTTGTGAGCTGGAGGGTGTGTTCTTGGCGGTAAGTAGTCCAAGTTATACTCCGCCTCCcttttcatattcttatttGACACTTCTACTTCTAGATCCGACCCCGATGGAATGGAAACCCTAGCCATACTTGAATTGATCTCCTCATTCTGCAAGAAAAACAcccaaaaaattcaattttagaTTTCCAAATTTCTACCAAGATATACATAATATACtcttggtgtgagggataataccaaatagtcccgggattaaattatagtaccgcttattttgttgtttggttggcaagttcgggataacttatcccgggattaataattagtaccgggataagttatccctctctttgggtggtatagtaatcccgggataacttatcccaggataaaataggtaaatgacaaaaatgtctctttcaacccttttgttatatcactttttacattaatgaagggcatttttgtaaacaaataaattgttcttaaaatttattattttgaatacaacaaaccaaacactcaataaaaaataatcccaacataacttatctcatcataactaatcccaacataacttatcccaacataacgtatcccatcataactcattttcaaaccaaacgaccccttgtAGTACTaagatttaagttatatatactgAACAATCCAAGAAATTTAGATGTTACATGTAATGACAGGttaattatcatatttacaGCTAGGTTACTAACTAGTGTATGTTTATTATAGACATTTACTTGTAACTATCTTATAATTAAGTGATTTGATTAATGTAACTACTTTTATACCGTCAGTTCATAgaatttaaattctaaaattaaaaaagtattAAGTTATattacaaacattatttttttttcataaaataatctTCTATAATACTTCATAATATATTGATagtattaaaaaatcattattttgtcCATGCATATGGCATAAAGATATAAACAACAACAACTGCAACAACAAACAACATACTCAATGAAatctcacaagtggggtctgagaGGGTAGAATGTATCAGATTttaccactacctcgtagaGATAGAGAAACGTTTCCACAAGACTCTTGATCGGCTCAAGTGCAGCAAATCCAATATAAGGAAGAAGGAGACAGTGAAGGAAATGTAACAGGTAACAAGGAGAcagtaaagaaaatataataggTAATAAGGGGACAATGTAAAGTCTATCAGAAGAGAGCAAAACCACATGCAACATAATGTAATAATTTTGAACATAAAGATATAAATTagataataaatttgaaattaatatatAGAAATAGAAGAATTTACCTTATTGAGGAGACCAAGTGACCGTGCATTACATGCATGGAATAGAAGGAAAATTATAAGAAGAGAGGATATAGTTATCATTGACATTTGAGAAAAATTGTACATTAATTGTTCttcttaaatatatttgttttttaaaaaaatctggaTCAAGATGTAACATATAAATACTACTTTAAAGAGTAGATATAGCTAGCTTTAAATGGTGATTTTAGAAGGATATAAAGGTTTGATTAGAACAATAACATGCAAATCATGTATGTAATCAAGTAGGAAATAAGAagcaaaataagaaatattgaGTCTCAAAGGCATGAAGATATTCAAAGCAAGggcatgatatatatatatatatatatatattacttttttgaattttgaaaatatttgaagattgtTGATTTATTTAAGTGTTGAACTATAGACGGGTCATGATGGTTAAGGaaacaagaaaaacaagaaagCAAGTGCCTGTCCATTTTTGTTGGTTTTACTTGGCTTATGCCTCCTGGTTTCTCGCCTTTTTACCTTGAAAATCTTACCAAATTATTTCACTTCGTTCACTTCTAtttattcacttttattttacACTCCTCAATAATTAATATGAGTATTTTACTACAATATTCATATGTATAGTCTTAGCTTCTTAGGTCttggaaaatagaaaataagtAGTGATTAATGTTGAggatgataaataaaaaaagtagaagaggaaacttacataaattctACTAGTTTAATTAGAAgataattacttagatacactctagtttgcaatattacgtatcttaccagattttggtgTCTCCAGATACGTCCAGATTCATGTATCTCGAATACAagaggtcaaaattaggtgtaatttgttctagatacattgtatccaagtgaATTCGCATGATTTAGGATACATAgcagatctcgctcgcctcccTTGTCTCTCTCTCATCTCGCTCGCTACTCTCCCATGTATCTGGAAGTGAACCACTCTagatacatacaaatacatgtatctagtgtgtatctagtgtgattcacatataTCTGGGATACATACAATGAtacaaatctcgctcgcctctctccaatttttgtgtatctgataacaaaaatacatgtaCCTAAGTGTATTGTCTTCAATATATAGTAGGaaattcttaattaatgataagatatgtaatattttgaaaatataggTAATAACAGTAAATATGGTAGTGAAGTATATCTAATTATGtaatctttcaaaaaaaaaatattttttcttgatttgttaaaagtGAAATTATAGTTTTAGAATAATGAACCAGTAATAATGAACGAAGTGAATAGTATAAGCTAGTAAAACTATTTCACACTTACATGTTgtttggtgtgaggtataaTGTATACTAATTTTAGAATAAaatgtaatattattttatctataCATTTGGTTGGAGGTATTAGGTAGTCCTTGAATTATTTATACCACAATTTATATCATaatgatgagataagttatcccatttacataatgaaataacttattccaaaataatttatttctaaataattaattttaaaacgACTTATTCCCATCCGAACGATCCTATGGTAATGTCAAAAAGTgagacacatttttatattgaCTAGGCACCAAACATGTCTACCTATAGTTGCTTAtatatgtttcctagttgtctCTACTTGCATGCTACCTTCATTAACAGAATAAtcaatcaaataatattttaattttttttcatgcttTTGATATCATAGAAGATGGTGGAAGCCAGTTTTATATGtctataataaaaacaaaacattaaccTAATTATTTATACTTCGAAAATTGTACCCATGATATTGGTCTAAGCAATTACTTGAGATCTATTTTGACCTCgagattttattttgttctacTACTACTTATTCACACATTCGTTAATCGAAAAATAATCACATGTTTATGAAAGTTCACTTTGTACTTGTTTACTGAATTGATAGACTTTGAATTTATACAAGCACATTCTTTTTTGACAATTTCcacaaaatatacatatataggaTCTAATAGGATAATAATTAGGTGGagtataaaaaaatacaatgtataCAAGTCTAAATACTCATTTTTAATGTGTATATTATTGCTGCTAAAAGGTGTTTTTTGTTATAGTGTTTTCTTAGCCTCAATAAGATAAGTCAGTCTAATCACTTGAATGAGTTGCATTATTTGTGTCCTCCATATTAGATAGTTGGTGAGTTTAAATTTCATATTAGGCAATGAGATGATGAAAGGAGGATGTTGAAAATGAGTTGGAGGCCATCTGTTTGTGTttgatagaaaaagaaattaagaaaaaattgaaaatggaaatagcttttttttttttactcaaagACATCGTCTCTACTGATTATTTATGTGCAAAAAGTTACATATTTGAGTTTGGTATACCAAACTTTGTACATGACCATCAAGATGAGACTAGTCgactaaaatatatttccttcaaaaaaaaaaaaaagagactaGTCTACCCTACTCAATGCTTTTATACAAAATTCAAGGAGGTTCATAAGCTATTTGGGCATATTTGGTACGTTTGACTCGAAAAGATGGTAAATTCCATCTATCCATGTTAATAAGCCCCCTAATGTGTTTTAGAAGCTCAACAAAAGAGTTGAACACTTGGGTTCCCGCAATAGTATGACCCAAGTTTGCCAATCTATCAGCAGGTTGATTAGTTTCTCTATAACTATGATTGATCTCGAACCCATGTTCTTCAACTAAATTCTGAATTTCTTCTATGAAATTGAGAATTCTCCAAGGAATTTTCCATTCTCTGTTTATGCATTTAGCTAACAGTAAAAAGTATGTTTCGCCCAAGGCAGTTCTAAAGCCATTATGTGCACACCATTTGAGTCCAAAAAGCATGGCTGATGCTTCTGCCATGTTGCTTGTACTAATTAAGTCCTGCTGCTGCATTTTCAAATCTCCTATTAATGACCTGCAAAAGAAAGGATAGTATGTTAGTTTTCGTTCTATAGAATGAGGGGTtcatattattgaattttttgttGCATATGGCCATCCATAATTCCCAATATACGATCAATGGTAATATCATTGTAATGAATTTAGCAATGATGTTAGGTGTCTTATAGTTCCACCAATTTAGGAGGAGCATTTTCAAACTCATATTCATATGTTCAATCCCAAGAGGGTTCGCAAAATATTTCCAGATTCTCCTAGCATGCTCTCCTATGCTAAATAGGTGGTCAGTGTCTTCCATCTCAGTAATAGTGTTGTTTGTATTACAACAGTGGCATGAAGCGTCCACCTGAATTCCAAACCTAGTTACTCTCTCTTTGGTGGATAGTCTATCTTTTATCGTTCTCCAAGTCAGGAAGGACATTTTGAATATAATGTCTTTATGCCAAATATAGTTGACAAATTATTCGTGGTCCTTACTTGTCTCAGCATATTCCATGCAGAGCTGATTGAGAAGAGGCCTGCATTATCTAGGGATCAAATGGCTCTGTCATTCTTGTGTTCAACAATCCTGATATTGATGTCAATGATCTTATAAG
The DNA window shown above is from Solanum stenotomum isolate F172 chromosome 6, ASM1918654v1, whole genome shotgun sequence and carries:
- the LOC125867877 gene encoding cationic peroxidase 1-like; translation: MANISFLLVLIIVPFVLIGMSSAQLISNFYNSSCPNVLSIIKTAVNSAIATESRMGASLLRLHFHDCFVNGCDASVLLDDTSSFTGEKTANPNSGSIRGFDVIDTIKTQVESSCAGIVSCADILAVAARDSVVKLGGPSWTVLLGRRDSTTASLSTANSDIPAPTLNLSSLISSFSNKGFNSREMVALSGSHTIGQARCTTFRNRLYNETDINATFATSLKSNCPQSGSDNNISPLDTTSPTTFDNIYYKNLRIQKGLLHSDQQLSSGGSTDSIVNTYSSNSATFFTDFANAMVKMGNLSPLTGSNGQIRKNCRKTN